A DNA window from Chelativorans sp. AA-79 contains the following coding sequences:
- a CDS encoding ABC transporter substrate-binding protein, which yields MTRFRKGTALAFGLGLLMASAAAHAGGTVEVLHWWTSGGEAKAVGELKKSFEDQGGTWIDSPIAGGGGDAAMTALRARVVAGNPPTAVQLKGPGIQEWANEGAVADIDEVAKAESWDAVLPPVLAEIMKHDGKYVAAPVNIHRVDWLWANPEVLAKVGAEVPTTWDEFNATAEKLKAAGITPLAHGGQPWQDATVFEVVALGLGGADFYRKALVELDMDALKSDTMVKVFDQMRTLSGYVDPGFSGRDWNLATSMVMNGEAAFQIMGDWAKGEFLAAGKVPGEDFLCAPAPGNAFILNSDSFAMFKVSGDDRIEGQEVLAGLIMSPGFQETFNLAKGSIPARIDVSLDKFDDCAKKSHEDLTAAVKADSLVPSMAHEMAVPRSIRGEFLDVVTEHFNSDMSSQEAVDRLVAAIQRAM from the coding sequence ATGACGAGATTCAGGAAAGGCACGGCGCTGGCCTTCGGGCTCGGGCTGTTGATGGCGTCCGCGGCCGCGCATGCGGGCGGAACGGTGGAAGTGTTGCACTGGTGGACATCCGGCGGCGAGGCCAAGGCCGTGGGCGAGCTGAAGAAGTCGTTCGAGGACCAGGGCGGCACGTGGATCGATTCCCCGATCGCCGGTGGCGGCGGCGACGCCGCCATGACGGCGCTGCGCGCCCGCGTGGTCGCCGGCAACCCGCCGACGGCGGTGCAGCTCAAGGGCCCGGGCATCCAGGAATGGGCCAACGAGGGCGCTGTGGCCGACATCGACGAGGTGGCCAAGGCCGAGAGCTGGGACGCCGTGCTGCCGCCGGTGCTGGCGGAAATCATGAAACATGACGGCAAATATGTCGCCGCCCCCGTCAACATCCACCGCGTGGACTGGCTGTGGGCCAATCCGGAGGTGCTCGCCAAGGTCGGCGCTGAGGTGCCCACCACGTGGGACGAGTTCAACGCCACGGCCGAGAAGCTGAAGGCTGCCGGCATCACCCCGCTCGCCCATGGCGGCCAGCCCTGGCAGGACGCCACGGTGTTCGAGGTGGTGGCGCTCGGCCTCGGCGGTGCGGACTTCTACCGCAAGGCGCTGGTGGAGCTCGACATGGATGCGCTGAAGAGCGACACCATGGTCAAGGTCTTCGACCAGATGCGTACGCTCAGCGGCTACGTGGATCCGGGCTTTTCCGGCCGCGACTGGAACCTTGCCACCTCGATGGTGATGAACGGCGAGGCCGCCTTCCAGATCATGGGGGACTGGGCCAAGGGCGAGTTCCTGGCCGCCGGCAAGGTGCCCGGCGAGGATTTCCTCTGCGCGCCCGCGCCCGGCAACGCCTTCATCCTCAACTCCGATTCCTTCGCCATGTTCAAGGTGTCCGGTGACGATCGGATCGAAGGCCAGGAGGTTCTGGCGGGCCTGATCATGTCGCCGGGCTTCCAAGAGACGTTCAATCTCGCCAAGGGGTCGATTCCCGCCCGCATCGACGTTTCCCTCGACAAGTTCGACGACTGTGCGAAGAAGTCCCACGAGGATCTGACCGCGGCGGTTAAGGCCGACTCGCTGGTGCCGAGCATGGCGCATGAGATGGCGGTCCCCCGCTCGATCCGCGGTGAATTCCTCGACGTGGTCACGGAGCATTTCAACAGCGACATGAGCTCCCAAGAAGCCGTCGACCGTCTCGTCGCGGCGATCCAGCGCGCCATGTGA
- a CDS encoding sugar ABC transporter permease yields MKRADLWLPKVVVAPSFALSLFFVYGFIAWTVYISFTGSGVMPRYEFAGLIQYIRLWETPRWYVALQNLAVFGILFMAICMALGILLAIMLDQRIRAEGVLRTIYLYPMALSFIVTGTAWKWILNPTLGIEKLMHDIGWESFQFDWLVDREMAIYTIVIAGVWQSSGYVMALFLAGLRSIDDEIIKAAAIDGAGPWRTYVGIVLPMLRPVFLSAFITLMHLAIKSYDLVVALTAGGPGIATDVPATFMYSYAFQRSELGLAAASAVMMLVTIMAVVVPYLYSELRAGRK; encoded by the coding sequence ATGAAGCGCGCCGATCTGTGGCTCCCGAAGGTGGTGGTGGCGCCGTCCTTCGCGCTGAGCCTGTTCTTCGTCTACGGCTTCATCGCCTGGACGGTGTACATTTCCTTCACCGGCTCCGGCGTCATGCCGCGCTACGAGTTTGCCGGCCTCATTCAGTATATCCGCCTCTGGGAGACGCCGCGCTGGTATGTGGCGCTTCAGAACCTCGCCGTCTTCGGCATTCTCTTCATGGCAATCTGCATGGCGCTCGGCATCCTGCTCGCCATCATGCTCGATCAGCGCATCCGTGCGGAGGGTGTGCTGCGCACCATCTATCTTTATCCGATGGCGCTTTCCTTCATCGTCACGGGCACGGCCTGGAAGTGGATCCTCAATCCCACGCTCGGCATCGAGAAGCTGATGCACGACATCGGCTGGGAGAGTTTCCAGTTCGATTGGCTGGTGGACCGCGAGATGGCGATCTACACGATCGTGATCGCCGGCGTCTGGCAGTCTTCCGGCTATGTGATGGCGCTGTTCCTGGCGGGGCTGAGGTCAATCGACGACGAGATCATCAAGGCCGCGGCCATCGACGGGGCGGGCCCGTGGCGCACCTATGTCGGCATCGTCTTGCCGATGCTGAGGCCCGTGTTCCTTTCGGCTTTCATCACGCTCATGCATCTCGCCATCAAAAGCTACGATCTTGTCGTGGCATTGACGGCGGGCGGGCCGGGCATCGCCACCGACGTGCCCGCCACCTTCATGTATTCCTATGCCTTCCAGCGCAGCGAACTCGGCCTTGCGGCGGCGAGCGCCGTGATGATGCTCGTCACCATCATGGCGGTGGTCGTGCCCTACCTCTACTCCGAACTCAGGGCGGGCCGGAAATGA
- a CDS encoding carbohydrate ABC transporter permease — protein sequence MTAREIHGIVRPKSAAATILRILLFAVLGLFVLYYLMPLIVMVMTALKPLEEIRTGTLLSLPKDVTLEPALRAWDSACVGVRCEGLKPYVWNSIAMVVPAVVLSTLLGAINGYALTKWRFRGADIIFGLMLFGAFIPFQVVLLPMARTLGILGLAGTVPGLVLVHTVYGLAFTTLFFRNFFVGVSDGIVQAAKVDGAGFFGIFFRIVLPMAPPAIVVTVIWQFTQIWNDFLFGIAFTVGDSNPVTVALSNLVASSTGVKEYNVDMAAAIIAAIPTLIVYVFAGKYFIRGLAAGAVKG from the coding sequence ATGACCGCACGCGAGATTCACGGCATCGTCCGCCCGAAGAGTGCCGCAGCAACAATCCTCCGCATTCTCCTTTTCGCGGTGCTCGGCTTGTTCGTTCTCTACTATCTCATGCCGCTGATCGTCATGGTGATGACGGCGCTGAAGCCGCTCGAAGAAATCCGCACCGGGACCCTCTTGAGCCTGCCGAAGGACGTGACGTTGGAGCCGGCGCTGAGAGCTTGGGATTCGGCCTGTGTCGGCGTGCGCTGCGAGGGGCTGAAGCCCTATGTGTGGAACTCTATCGCCATGGTGGTTCCAGCCGTGGTGCTGTCCACGCTGCTCGGCGCCATCAACGGCTACGCGCTGACGAAATGGCGCTTCCGCGGGGCGGACATCATTTTCGGGCTGATGCTTTTCGGCGCCTTCATCCCCTTCCAGGTGGTGCTCCTGCCCATGGCGCGCACGCTTGGCATCCTCGGCCTCGCGGGCACGGTACCCGGGCTCGTTCTGGTCCACACCGTCTACGGCCTCGCCTTCACCACGCTCTTCTTTCGCAATTTCTTCGTCGGCGTGTCGGACGGTATCGTGCAGGCCGCCAAGGTGGACGGCGCCGGCTTCTTCGGCATCTTCTTCCGCATCGTGCTGCCCATGGCGCCGCCGGCGATCGTGGTCACGGTCATCTGGCAGTTCACGCAAATCTGGAACGACTTCCTGTTCGGCATCGCCTTCACGGTCGGCGACTCCAATCCCGTCACCGTGGCGCTGAGCAATCTCGTCGCCTCCTCGACGGGGGTGAAGGAATACAATGTCGACATGGCGGCGGCCATCATCGCCGCGATCCCGACCCTCATCGTCTACGTGTTTGCCGGCAAATACTTCATCCGCGGCCTTGCCGCCGGTGCCGTGAAAGGTTGA
- the ugpC gene encoding sn-glycerol-3-phosphate ABC transporter ATP-binding protein UgpC yields the protein MSDIRLRGVCKRFGTNEVIRGIDLDIEEGEFVVLVGPSGCGKSTLLNLVSGLETLSDGDIFIGERKVNDVAPKDRDIAMVFQSYALYPTKSVEDNITFGMVTRGVPKEERQKALAEVSELLHIEMLLTRKPGQLSGGQRQRVAMGRALVRNPDVFLFDEPLSNLDAKLRVEMRTEIKKLHRRLGKTVIYVTHDQIEAMSLASRIAVMDNGTIRQFAPPEEIYEEPVDLFVASFIGSPSMNLFKGMVIEKDGLQLEVTDEEGVIHFPVPKALLGSAKAYVGRELYLGLRPETISREGTQRPGKATHAFERIIDVVEPTGPDTLLVFTLGGIEAIARVHPEDKAPVDAKYRFEVDMDRAKLFDPETGKRLRPSGPQKSPSLRSFP from the coding sequence ATGTCCGATATACGACTGAGAGGCGTCTGCAAGCGTTTCGGCACCAACGAGGTGATCAGGGGCATAGACCTCGACATAGAGGAGGGGGAGTTCGTGGTGCTGGTGGGCCCATCGGGTTGCGGCAAATCCACCCTACTCAATCTTGTCTCCGGCCTCGAGACGCTGTCAGACGGCGACATCTTCATCGGCGAGCGCAAGGTCAACGACGTGGCGCCGAAGGATCGCGACATCGCGATGGTCTTCCAGTCCTACGCGCTCTACCCCACCAAGTCGGTGGAGGACAACATCACCTTCGGCATGGTGACGCGCGGCGTGCCGAAGGAGGAACGACAGAAGGCACTGGCTGAAGTCTCGGAGTTGCTGCACATCGAGATGCTGCTTACCCGCAAGCCCGGCCAGCTCTCCGGCGGGCAGCGGCAGCGCGTCGCCATGGGCCGCGCGCTGGTGCGCAACCCGGATGTCTTCCTGTTCGACGAGCCGCTTTCCAATCTCGATGCCAAGCTGCGCGTGGAAATGCGCACGGAGATCAAGAAGCTGCACCGGCGGCTCGGCAAGACCGTGATCTACGTGACCCACGACCAGATCGAGGCCATGTCGCTCGCCTCGCGCATCGCGGTGATGGATAATGGCACGATCCGCCAGTTCGCCCCACCGGAGGAGATCTACGAGGAACCGGTGGACCTGTTCGTGGCGAGTTTCATCGGCTCGCCTTCCATGAACCTCTTCAAGGGGATGGTGATCGAAAAGGACGGTCTGCAGCTCGAGGTGACGGACGAGGAGGGGGTTATCCATTTCCCCGTTCCCAAGGCGCTTCTCGGTTCCGCCAAGGCATATGTCGGGCGCGAGCTCTATCTGGGCCTGCGACCGGAAACGATCAGCCGCGAGGGTACCCAGCGGCCCGGCAAGGCAACGCATGCCTTCGAGCGGATCATCGACGTGGTGGAGCCGACCGGCCCGGACACGCTTCTAGTCTTCACGCTCGGCGGCATCGAGGCGATCGCCCGCGTCCATCCCGAGGACAAGGCGCCGGTCGACGCGAAGTACCGTTTCGAGGTCGACATGGACCGGGCGAAGCTGTTCGATCCGGAAACGGGCAAGAGGCTCCGGCCTTCGGGCCCTCAAAAAAGCCCGAGCCTACGTAGTTTCCCTTAG
- a CDS encoding helix-turn-helix domain-containing protein produces the protein MLSRTPQNQAAQSFRPVVPALPASQPHQVVFYTANKEIYGQGERATALYQVEFGAVRIYRLLADGRRQISAFHVAGEVFGFEADGHHHFFAEAICNAAVRIYRQPLDADLAREILPIALKALVRAQEHLLVIGRQSAAERVAAFLLDLFERQGGLPQVELAMSRSDIGDYLGLTIETVSRVLSKFRAKGYVRLQGTRTVELARIEALRALSA, from the coding sequence ATGCTTTCCCGCACCCCACAGAACCAGGCTGCACAGTCCTTCCGTCCCGTGGTACCCGCGTTGCCGGCATCGCAGCCGCACCAGGTCGTCTTCTACACAGCCAACAAGGAAATCTACGGTCAGGGTGAGCGGGCGACCGCGCTCTACCAGGTGGAGTTCGGCGCCGTGCGCATCTACCGCCTGCTGGCGGACGGGCGCCGGCAGATCAGCGCCTTCCACGTAGCCGGCGAGGTGTTCGGCTTCGAGGCGGACGGCCATCACCACTTCTTCGCCGAGGCGATCTGCAACGCGGCGGTGCGCATCTATCGCCAGCCCCTCGACGCGGACCTCGCGCGTGAAATCCTCCCCATCGCGCTCAAGGCGCTGGTGCGGGCGCAGGAGCATCTGCTCGTCATCGGCCGGCAGAGCGCCGCCGAGCGGGTCGCCGCTTTCCTGCTCGACCTCTTCGAGCGGCAGGGCGGCCTGCCGCAGGTGGAACTTGCAATGTCTCGCAGCGACATCGGCGACTATCTCGGCCTGACGATCGAGACGGTCTCCCGTGTCCTCTCGAAGTTCCGCGCCAAGGGCTATGTCCGCCTCCAGGGCACGCGCACGGTGGAGCTTGCACGGATCGAGGCGTTGCGCGCGCTGAGCGCGTGA
- the glk gene encoding glucokinase has product MIARSREALVGDIGGTNARFAMADIDELTIDHFAAFRCREFPSLQAVIEAYLASVPHRPEMASLAIAAPIRGERMEITNLGWSFTRDEVAAATGAETLVLLNDFEALALALPHLVPHDLHQLYDGAPVENGAKLVLGPGTGLGVAGLVHGAGSWIAVPGEGGHVSFPAQDVEEIEIMRRLSAGRGRVSAERLISGPGLERVYAILRDMRGAPAGPKPVAEVTRLALAQEDSVAVDALGYFLEWLGRFSGDMALVYGASGGVYLGGGIAPRILEALEGEAFRTAFTDKGRLSHLVSTIPVNVITAADAALRGAAIALSR; this is encoded by the coding sequence ATGATTGCACGCTCGCGCGAGGCACTTGTGGGCGATATCGGCGGCACCAATGCGCGTTTTGCGATGGCCGATATCGACGAGTTGACCATCGATCACTTCGCCGCCTTCCGCTGCCGGGAGTTCCCTTCGCTCCAGGCGGTCATCGAAGCCTATCTCGCCTCGGTCCCGCACCGGCCCGAAATGGCCTCGCTCGCCATCGCCGCTCCCATCCGCGGAGAGAGGATGGAGATCACCAATCTCGGCTGGTCCTTCACGCGCGACGAGGTCGCTGCCGCGACGGGTGCCGAGACCCTGGTGCTCCTCAACGATTTCGAGGCGCTGGCGCTGGCGCTTCCCCATCTCGTTCCGCACGATCTGCACCAGCTCTACGACGGCGCGCCTGTCGAAAATGGAGCAAAGCTCGTGCTCGGGCCGGGGACCGGCCTCGGGGTTGCCGGCCTCGTCCATGGCGCGGGATCGTGGATAGCTGTGCCGGGTGAGGGCGGGCACGTCTCCTTTCCCGCGCAGGATGTGGAAGAGATCGAGATTATGCGCCGGTTGAGTGCGGGTAGGGGGCGTGTGTCGGCTGAACGGCTTATCTCCGGACCCGGCCTCGAGCGCGTTTACGCCATATTGCGTGACATGCGCGGCGCGCCGGCCGGACCCAAGCCGGTGGCAGAGGTCACGAGGCTCGCCCTCGCGCAGGAGGATTCCGTCGCAGTGGACGCCCTCGGCTACTTTCTCGAGTGGCTCGGGCGCTTCTCCGGCGACATGGCGCTTGTCTATGGCGCGTCGGGCGGCGTCTATCTCGGAGGCGGCATCGCGCCGCGCATCCTCGAAGCCCTGGAAGGTGAGGCCTTCCGTACCGCCTTCACGGACAAGGGACGTCTTTCGCACCTTGTCTCGACGATCCCGGTCAACGTCATCACGGCAGCCGACGCCGCGCTGCGCGGGGCTGCCATCGCCCTTTCCCGGTAA
- a CDS encoding 1-phosphofructokinase family hexose kinase: protein MSTVLTITLNPTVDLFAETDVVRPVRKIRTSNDRCDPGGGGINVARVITEMGGDAEALFLCGGPTGTWLNALLEKAGIRRHMLPISGDTRVAYAVHERGSGFDYRFVPAGPSVSAQEIEPCMEIIRSRNARYVVASGSLPAAAPPDTYARMARIVAEQGGRFVLDTSGDGLRVTLEQARVFLVKPSIGELGQFVGHELDEQAAREAAMNLVRRGAAEMVAVTMGAQGALLATAEGVMKMPAPRVKARSAIGAGDSFLGAMVWALAKDWVVKGAFHLGIAAGAAAVLTPGTQLCRHEDIRSLYPMSPNANTEREGGID from the coding sequence ATGTCGACTGTCCTCACCATCACGCTCAATCCGACGGTCGACCTCTTCGCCGAGACCGATGTCGTTCGGCCCGTTCGCAAGATCAGAACGTCTAATGACCGGTGTGATCCCGGCGGTGGCGGCATAAACGTAGCACGCGTCATCACGGAAATGGGCGGCGATGCCGAGGCCCTCTTTCTCTGCGGGGGGCCGACCGGAACCTGGCTCAACGCTTTGCTCGAGAAGGCGGGCATCAGGCGTCATATGCTTCCGATCTCTGGGGATACCCGGGTCGCCTACGCCGTCCATGAGCGCGGCAGCGGCTTTGATTACCGGTTTGTGCCGGCGGGACCTTCAGTCTCGGCGCAGGAGATCGAGCCCTGCATGGAGATCATCCGCAGCCGCAACGCCCGCTATGTCGTCGCCAGCGGCAGCCTCCCCGCGGCCGCCCCACCGGACACCTATGCGAGAATGGCCAGGATCGTCGCCGAGCAGGGTGGCCGGTTCGTGCTGGATACTTCCGGCGACGGGCTGCGGGTCACGCTCGAACAGGCACGGGTCTTTCTGGTGAAGCCCAGCATCGGTGAACTGGGCCAGTTCGTCGGGCATGAATTGGACGAGCAGGCGGCACGCGAGGCGGCGATGAACCTCGTCAGGCGCGGGGCAGCGGAGATGGTCGCCGTTACGATGGGAGCCCAAGGCGCCTTGCTGGCCACCGCTGAAGGCGTGATGAAGATGCCTGCGCCGCGCGTGAAGGCGCGCTCGGCAATCGGCGCCGGCGACAGCTTTCTCGGCGCGATGGTCTGGGCGCTGGCAAAGGATTGGGTCGTCAAGGGCGCCTTCCATCTGGGGATCGCCGCCGGTGCCGCGGCCGTGCTGACCCCCGGAACACAACTCTGCCGGCACGAGGATATACGCTCGCTCTACCCCATGTCGCCGAACGCGAACACAGAGCGCGAAGGCGGAATAGATTGA
- a CDS encoding CBS domain-containing protein — MVSAENSVRHAAQIMLDRCVSGLPVLSDDGRVIGIVTEGDLLRRTELGEFRHGATSGATAERRARDYVKSSSWKVGDVMSGNVVAVEEKTPVNRIASLMAEHGIKRVPVLREGKLVGIVSRCDLLKAICAAPPESTASGDIAIARSIRARLSQDLDLGGDQMRISVERGVVHVQGTVGSEAERKAVQTVAKGLPNVTRIELDICVASAGAGPEPQ; from the coding sequence GTGGTTTCCGCCGAAAACAGTGTGCGTCACGCCGCCCAGATCATGCTAGATCGCTGCGTCAGCGGGCTTCCCGTGCTGAGCGACGACGGGCGCGTCATCGGCATCGTTACAGAGGGCGATCTGCTGCGCCGTACCGAACTCGGCGAGTTCCGGCACGGCGCCACTTCCGGGGCAACCGCCGAAAGGCGTGCTCGCGACTACGTCAAGAGCAGCAGCTGGAAAGTCGGGGACGTAATGTCCGGGAATGTGGTCGCCGTGGAGGAGAAGACACCGGTCAACCGTATCGCGTCCTTGATGGCCGAGCACGGCATCAAGCGCGTGCCGGTCCTGCGGGAAGGAAAGCTGGTAGGCATCGTCTCGCGCTGCGACCTGCTCAAGGCGATCTGCGCGGCCCCGCCGGAATCGACGGCTTCGGGGGACATCGCCATCGCCCGGAGCATCCGCGCGCGCTTGAGTCAGGACTTGGATCTCGGCGGAGACCAGATGCGGATCAGCGTCGAGCGAGGCGTGGTGCACGTGCAAGGAACCGTCGGCTCCGAGGCGGAACGCAAGGCTGTTCAGACGGTGGCCAAAGGTTTGCCCAACGTGACCCGCATAGAGCTCGACATTTGCGTCGCGTCAGCCGGCGCCGGCCCTGAGCCGCAATGA
- a CDS encoding glucose 1-dehydrogenase, producing MGMVSGKTALVTGSGAGIGRAAAVKFAAEGAQVVVSDIDVDGGEETVAMIEAEGGEAVFIKADVSIPEEVDALIAKTVESFGRLDCACNNAGIEGKIVPFIEQPLDNFERIMAVNLRGTFLCLQAEIRQMLRDGGGAIVNLASVAGLIGFPGLAPYVASKHGVNGLTKNAALEYGKQGIRVNSICPGGIDTRMLDSLAEQSTTGKMTTHEMMDPLHPIGRIGRPEEVAELIVWLSSDRASFVTGANIPVDGGFVAQ from the coding sequence ATGGGCATGGTTTCCGGCAAGACCGCTCTCGTCACAGGCTCGGGCGCGGGAATCGGGCGTGCCGCCGCTGTGAAGTTCGCAGCCGAAGGTGCACAGGTCGTCGTCTCGGACATCGATGTCGATGGCGGTGAGGAGACCGTCGCGATGATCGAAGCTGAAGGCGGCGAAGCGGTTTTCATCAAGGCCGACGTCTCGATCCCCGAAGAAGTCGACGCACTGATCGCCAAGACCGTGGAGAGCTTCGGCCGCCTCGACTGCGCCTGCAACAATGCCGGCATCGAGGGCAAGATCGTACCATTTATCGAGCAGCCGCTCGACAATTTCGAGCGCATCATGGCCGTCAATCTGCGCGGCACGTTCCTGTGCCTGCAGGCTGAGATCAGGCAGATGCTGAGGGACGGCGGCGGGGCGATTGTCAATCTCGCCTCCGTTGCCGGCCTGATCGGCTTTCCGGGCCTTGCGCCTTATGTCGCGTCGAAGCACGGCGTCAACGGTCTCACCAAGAATGCCGCGCTCGAATACGGTAAGCAGGGCATTCGCGTAAACTCCATCTGCCCCGGCGGCATAGACACGCGCATGCTGGATTCACTGGCCGAGCAATCGACCACTGGCAAGATGACCACCCATGAAATGATGGATCCCTTGCATCCCATCGGACGCATCGGCAGGCCGGAGGAAGTCGCGGAGCTCATCGTGTGGCTCAGCTCCGATCGGGCGTCCTTCGTCACCGGCGCGAACATACCGGTCGACGGCGGCTTCGTCGCTCAGTAG
- a CDS encoding HlyD family efflux transporter periplasmic adaptor subunit has translation MVAAVAVGWYLTQRFAEPELPDWIASGNGRVEAVAIDISARTGGRVRDIVVKEGQTVARGEVLAHMDTQQLDAQLREARAQLQRGRIARDVAESSVTQAEAEHSAALAVVAQRRTELESAERRLNRSEQLARTSAISQQTLDDDRARTAGARAALDAARAQSASAEAGIATARASIVDAEAIVEAAEAAIERIQVEIDDSTLRSPRDGRVQYLVAQPGEVVAGGGRVLNLIDLNDVYMTFFLPTVQAGRVALGSQARIVLDTAPGVVVPAEVSFISDVAQFTPRTVETAEERVGLMFRIRVRVAPELLQKHADYVKPGLPGMAYVKLDPTAEWPETLRTGLLE, from the coding sequence ATCGTCGCGGCAGTTGCAGTCGGCTGGTATCTGACCCAGCGCTTCGCAGAGCCGGAGTTGCCGGACTGGATCGCCTCGGGCAACGGGCGCGTCGAGGCCGTGGCCATCGATATTTCGGCGCGCACGGGCGGCCGCGTCCGCGACATCGTCGTGAAGGAGGGCCAGACCGTCGCACGCGGCGAGGTCCTTGCCCACATGGACACCCAGCAGCTCGATGCCCAGCTGCGCGAGGCGCGGGCGCAGTTGCAGCGCGGGCGGATCGCACGCGATGTGGCAGAGAGCAGTGTCACCCAGGCCGAAGCCGAACATTCCGCGGCTCTCGCCGTCGTCGCGCAGCGCCGGACAGAGCTGGAGTCGGCGGAGCGCCGGTTGAACCGTTCCGAGCAGCTCGCCCGCACCAGCGCGATCTCACAGCAGACGCTCGATGACGACCGCGCCCGTACGGCCGGCGCACGGGCCGCTCTTGACGCTGCCCGTGCTCAATCGGCGTCCGCGGAAGCCGGAATTGCGACGGCACGGGCAAGCATCGTTGATGCGGAAGCGATCGTAGAGGCGGCGGAGGCCGCCATTGAGCGCATTCAGGTGGAGATCGACGACAGCACGCTGCGCTCACCGCGTGACGGCCGCGTACAGTATCTCGTGGCGCAGCCGGGCGAGGTGGTCGCGGGCGGAGGGCGCGTCCTCAACCTGATCGATCTCAACGATGTCTACATGACGTTCTTCTTGCCCACCGTGCAGGCCGGCCGCGTCGCACTTGGCTCGCAGGCGCGGATTGTGCTCGACACAGCGCCCGGCGTGGTGGTGCCGGCCGAAGTGTCTTTCATCTCCGATGTCGCGCAGTTCACGCCGCGCACGGTCGAGACGGCCGAGGAAAGGGTGGGCCTGATGTTCCGCATCCGCGTGCGGGTCGCGCCGGAATTGCTCCAGAAGCACGCCGATTACGTCAAGCCGGGCCTGCCCGGCATGGCCTATGTGAAGCTCGACCCGACGGCGGAGTGGCCCGAGACCCTTCGCACCGGGCTGCTGGAATGA